A single window of Halobacillus naozhouensis DNA harbors:
- a CDS encoding YtoQ family protein: protein MELTIYLAGQIHDDWRDELKDKAERKNFSINFVGPQENHQLSDSIGEDIMGQQPGKVYRDEAASSINNFRTQLLLSKADAVIALFGEEYKQWNTAMDASLAIQANKPLILIRPESLVHPLKELSNQATVTVETIEQALKVLGYVYE, encoded by the coding sequence ATGGAACTTACTATTTATTTAGCTGGCCAAATTCATGACGATTGGCGTGATGAACTGAAGGATAAGGCTGAAAGAAAGAATTTTTCCATTAACTTTGTAGGTCCACAGGAAAACCACCAACTTTCTGACAGTATTGGAGAAGACATTATGGGGCAGCAGCCAGGGAAGGTATATCGAGATGAGGCCGCCTCAAGTATTAATAATTTCCGAACTCAATTATTGCTTTCTAAAGCAGATGCTGTGATCGCCTTATTCGGGGAAGAATACAAACAGTGGAATACAGCTATGGATGCCAGCCTTGCTATTCAGGCCAATAAGCCATTAATATTAATCAGACCCGAGTCCCTGGTCCATCCATTAAAAGAATTGTCTAACCAGGCTACGGTTACAGTTGAAACCATTGAACAAGCATTAAAAGTTCTAGGTTATGTTTATGAATGA
- a CDS encoding DUF84 family protein, which yields MKIYIGSLNPTKIESVKRIFAEDEIIGVEAQSKVAAQPFSDEETLEGAINRARECAALKKSDIGIGLEGGVMEIEDEWYLCNWGVLVDQKENVYKASGARIPLPEEIKKGLQTGRELGELIDVYTEKTDVRKREGTIGVFTNGLVKREEMFGHVVKLLRGQWLYDQ from the coding sequence GTGAAAATTTATATAGGATCACTCAACCCTACAAAGATTGAATCCGTCAAGCGAATCTTTGCAGAGGATGAAATCATCGGGGTGGAAGCACAATCCAAGGTAGCCGCACAACCCTTTTCAGACGAAGAAACTTTAGAAGGGGCGATTAATCGTGCGCGTGAGTGTGCAGCCCTAAAAAAAAGTGATATCGGTATTGGATTAGAAGGTGGTGTCATGGAAATAGAAGACGAGTGGTACCTTTGTAATTGGGGAGTGCTTGTAGACCAAAAAGAGAACGTGTATAAAGCAAGCGGAGCACGAATCCCACTGCCCGAAGAAATTAAAAAAGGACTTCAGACAGGAAGAGAGCTTGGGGAGTTAATTGATGTGTACACTGAGAAGACAGATGTACGGAAACGTGAAGGTACGATTGGTGTTTTCACAAACGGTTTAGTTAAACGTGAAGAAATGTTTGGACATGTAGTCAAACTTCTGAGAGGTCAATGGCTATACGATCAATAA
- a CDS encoding M42 family metallopeptidase — MNQETQDLFKTLTELPGAPGNEHHVRKFMKRELENYSDEIIQDRLGGVFGVRHGKGPKVMVAGHMDEVGFMVTQITKNGMLRFQPLGGWWNQVLLAQRVQVLTDKGPVVGVIGSIPPHNLTPEQRKKPMELKNMLIDIGADDKEDAAAIGIRPGQSILPICPYTPMANEKKILAKAWDNRYGCGLAIELLKELQGEKLSNQLYSGATVQEEVGLRGAQAASQMIKPDIFYALDASPANDMSGEDKEFGQMGKGALLRILDKSMVTHRGMREFVLDTAETNDIPYQYFVSQGGTDAGRVHVTNNGVPSAVVGICSRYIHTSSSIIHIDDYAAAKELITKLVKSTDQNTVDAIRSNV; from the coding sequence ATGAATCAAGAGACACAGGATCTTTTTAAGACGCTGACAGAACTCCCAGGGGCACCTGGAAACGAACATCACGTCCGCAAATTTATGAAGAGAGAATTGGAAAACTATTCAGATGAAATCATCCAGGATCGACTAGGCGGTGTGTTTGGTGTCCGTCACGGGAAAGGACCAAAGGTAATGGTGGCGGGGCATATGGATGAAGTAGGTTTTATGGTCACCCAAATAACAAAGAACGGGATGCTTCGCTTTCAGCCATTAGGCGGTTGGTGGAATCAAGTGCTGTTGGCACAGCGGGTTCAAGTGTTGACAGATAAAGGTCCTGTTGTTGGAGTGATTGGCTCGATTCCTCCTCATAATTTAACACCAGAGCAGCGTAAAAAGCCAATGGAACTGAAAAATATGCTTATAGATATCGGAGCGGATGATAAAGAAGATGCAGCGGCCATCGGCATCAGACCTGGTCAATCCATCCTGCCTATCTGCCCGTACACACCAATGGCAAATGAAAAGAAGATCTTAGCTAAAGCCTGGGACAACCGCTATGGATGTGGTCTGGCGATAGAACTGTTAAAAGAATTACAGGGAGAGAAGTTATCCAATCAACTTTATTCAGGAGCTACTGTTCAGGAAGAAGTTGGATTGCGAGGAGCTCAAGCAGCTTCACAAATGATTAAACCAGATATATTTTATGCCCTGGATGCTTCCCCCGCTAATGATATGAGTGGAGAGGATAAAGAATTTGGCCAGATGGGCAAAGGAGCTCTTCTACGCATTCTCGATAAGTCGATGGTCACTCACAGAGGCATGAGAGAATTCGTATTGGATACAGCGGAAACGAATGATATCCCTTACCAATATTTTGTCTCTCAGGGAGGTACAGATGCTGGACGTGTCCATGTAACGAATAATGGTGTTCCATCAGCTGTTGTTGGAATATGTTCAAGATACATTCACACGTCTTCCTCGATCATCCATATCGATGACTATGCAGCGGCTAAAGAATTGATCACGAAACTAGTTAAATCCACGGATCAAAATACAGTTGATGCTATCAGGTCAAACGTATAA
- a CDS encoding PepSY domain-containing protein has product MNWKKVAIAAGVGALAGYVVKEQVANKQGVTPEKALKIAKEAFKKQGPISGSWIYMKPEDLNKNGINYEVYRGGISKNQDGETSQYEFFIDSETGTIIDVEEASA; this is encoded by the coding sequence ATGAATTGGAAAAAGGTTGCAATAGCTGCAGGTGTTGGAGCACTTGCTGGTTATGTTGTAAAAGAACAAGTGGCAAACAAACAAGGTGTCACTCCTGAAAAAGCTTTAAAAATTGCCAAGGAAGCATTTAAAAAGCAAGGACCTATCAGCGGTTCATGGATTTACATGAAGCCAGAAGATTTAAACAAAAACGGAATCAACTATGAAGTATATCGTGGCGGAATTTCTAAAAACCAGGATGGCGAAACCTCACAATATGAATTCTTCATTGATTCAGAAACAGGCACTATTATCGATGTAGAAGAAGCATCAGCTTAA
- a CDS encoding YtnP family quorum-quenching lactonase has protein sequence METMKIGRATLTWLNGGVTHLDGGAMFGVVPRALWSRKYPVNEKNQIELRTDPILLQIDGQNLLIDSGIGEDKLTEKEKRNFGVLEDSNIEKSLEELGFTNKDIDTVLMTHLHFDHACGLTAWDEDELVPAYPNAKIYTSETEWNEMRNPNMRSKNTYWEANWKPVESLVHTFVSSIEVLPGLRMVHTSGHSDGHAIIIFEDGEETFIHMADIMPTHAHQNVLWALAYDDFPVTSVHEKKKWMDYGYSREAWYVFYHDAQYRAMKFDQKGEVIDQLSRIAHAYE, from the coding sequence TTGGAAACAATGAAAATAGGCAGGGCGACATTAACATGGTTAAATGGCGGTGTAACCCATTTGGATGGAGGAGCGATGTTTGGAGTCGTCCCTAGAGCGCTCTGGAGTCGTAAATATCCTGTAAATGAGAAAAACCAAATTGAATTACGAACTGATCCGATCTTATTACAAATAGACGGCCAGAACTTGTTAATCGATTCAGGAATTGGCGAGGACAAGCTGACAGAGAAGGAAAAGCGTAATTTCGGGGTCCTTGAGGATTCAAATATTGAAAAAAGCTTAGAAGAATTAGGCTTCACAAATAAAGATATTGATACCGTATTGATGACACATTTACATTTTGATCATGCTTGTGGCTTGACGGCCTGGGATGAGGACGAGCTCGTTCCTGCCTACCCTAATGCGAAGATCTATACGAGCGAAACAGAATGGAATGAAATGAGAAACCCGAATATGCGCTCGAAAAATACGTATTGGGAAGCGAATTGGAAGCCTGTAGAATCACTCGTACATACATTTGTAAGTTCCATTGAGGTTTTACCTGGCTTACGAATGGTTCACACAAGTGGTCACAGCGATGGGCATGCCATTATTATTTTTGAAGATGGTGAGGAGACGTTTATTCATATGGCAGACATCATGCCAACTCATGCTCATCAAAATGTGCTCTGGGCTTTGGCTTATGATGATTTCCCTGTTACCTCTGTCCATGAAAAGAAAAAGTGGATGGATTATGGTTACAGCAGGGAAGCCTGGTATGTTTTTTACCATGACGCACAATACCGCGCCATGAAGTTTGATCAAAAGGGAGAAGTGATTGATCAGCTGAGTCGAATTGCACATGCATATGAATAA
- the trmB gene encoding tRNA (guanosine(46)-N7)-methyltransferase TrmB, whose translation MRLRHKPWADDYMDDNNHIVIRSPFEWKGTWNEVFDKKQPLHLEIGSGKGQFIAGMGKQHPEVNFIGVERVKSVIVGALKKALDAETENVRLINEDAQDLRDLFAPNEIDHIYLNFSDPWPKSRHEKRRLTFHTFLEQYEDVLKPGGELTLKTDNRGLFEYSLASFSQFGMVLEEVSLDLHGLEDSLNVPTEYEEKFSAKGQPIYRCKARFKG comes from the coding sequence ATGCGTTTAAGACATAAACCCTGGGCAGACGATTATATGGATGATAACAATCATATTGTGATTCGCAGTCCTTTTGAATGGAAAGGCACCTGGAACGAAGTGTTTGATAAGAAACAACCACTTCATTTAGAAATAGGGTCAGGAAAGGGACAATTTATTGCAGGGATGGGTAAACAGCATCCTGAAGTCAATTTCATTGGTGTTGAACGTGTGAAAAGTGTCATTGTAGGAGCTTTAAAGAAGGCGCTTGATGCAGAAACGGAGAATGTACGCCTCATTAATGAAGATGCTCAAGACTTGCGTGACCTTTTTGCCCCGAATGAAATTGATCATATTTACTTAAATTTCTCAGATCCATGGCCGAAAAGTCGCCATGAAAAAAGAAGGCTTACCTTTCATACCTTTCTAGAGCAGTATGAGGATGTATTAAAACCTGGGGGAGAGCTGACGCTTAAAACTGATAACCGTGGATTATTCGAGTATTCTCTGGCCAGTTTTTCACAGTTTGGTATGGTCCTTGAAGAAGTTTCCCTGGATCTTCATGGGCTTGAGGATTCCCTGAATGTTCCTACAGAATACGAGGAGAAGTTCTCGGCTAAAGGTCAGCCGATATACAGGTGTAAAGCTCGTTTTAAAGGTTGA
- a CDS encoding phosphotransferase family protein has translation MNWLEHILGSNWKITPAGGSTGEAYYAQNGGKRLFLKRNSSPFLAVLSAEGIVPKLMWTKRLENGDVITAQDWLEGHELSAEEMKHPRVAALLSKIHHSSELLDMLMRLGKHPLTPSEVLTDIKENQKILGQVEPRIEMHQAIQYLEKHVQEVEFARHVVCHCDTNHNNWLLSSRDQLYLIDWDNAMVADPALDLGMLLYSYIPQEDWNRWLNQYGVEPNAHLFNRMTWYAVSQSLAFIQWHMMRGEYQEASIRMIKLRDMMVHHEII, from the coding sequence GTGAATTGGTTGGAGCACATATTAGGAAGCAACTGGAAAATAACGCCTGCTGGAGGATCCACGGGTGAAGCATATTATGCTCAAAACGGGGGGAAGCGTTTATTTTTAAAACGTAACTCTTCACCTTTTCTTGCCGTTCTTTCTGCTGAAGGAATCGTACCTAAGCTTATGTGGACGAAAAGATTAGAAAATGGGGATGTAATTACAGCACAGGACTGGCTTGAAGGTCATGAGCTAAGCGCCGAAGAAATGAAGCATCCCAGAGTAGCTGCATTACTAAGTAAGATTCACCATTCATCTGAACTGTTAGACATGCTTATGAGGTTGGGAAAACATCCGTTAACACCAAGTGAGGTTCTAACAGATATAAAGGAAAATCAAAAAATACTAGGCCAGGTAGAGCCGCGCATTGAAATGCATCAAGCCATTCAATACTTAGAAAAACATGTACAAGAAGTAGAGTTTGCTCGCCATGTGGTATGTCATTGTGATACAAACCATAATAACTGGCTGCTTTCCTCAAGGGATCAATTGTATTTAATCGATTGGGATAATGCGATGGTAGCGGATCCGGCATTGGATCTTGGAATGCTGCTATATTCTTATATCCCTCAGGAAGACTGGAATCGATGGTTGAATCAATATGGTGTAGAACCAAATGCTCATTTATTTAATCGAATGACATGGTATGCAGTCTCTCAATCATTAGCGTTCATTCAATGGCATATGATGCGGGGCGAATATCAGGAGGCTTCTATTAGAATGATTAAATTAAGGGACATGATGGTTCATCACGAAATCATCTGA
- a CDS encoding NERD domain-containing protein, whose translation MAQLIKLYDYISRYETNMYQYSSQYIRLKQDNWKKMKHLWEQGELCPNEEGGKFILEKDDKGKSWHRFLKKKQVESGDQQGEVQWSPKTMIELKQYFLNGIFPFQVKWASTTIQKKSFIDRTIHKDQMLKMLLQRLPDTFLVMYYPVVEIKSVPVKAEILLIGPQEVEIISVMDFPDVTMIHPSSESSWHVEKKEKRSKVLSPMHGLKRTETFVRSVLHTYAIDYSFHKVVLAPSHTFDGAKPPFLTSYIDETRFSDWLNKKREYSAPLKHNQLKMADLLMRHTKKIAFKRPEWEVDQTSKE comes from the coding sequence ATGGCACAGTTAATTAAACTGTATGATTATATTTCGCGCTATGAAACTAATATGTATCAATATTCCAGTCAGTATATTCGTTTAAAGCAGGATAACTGGAAAAAGATGAAGCACCTTTGGGAACAAGGAGAACTTTGTCCCAACGAAGAAGGTGGAAAATTCATACTTGAGAAAGATGATAAAGGTAAATCGTGGCATCGTTTTTTAAAAAAGAAACAGGTAGAATCTGGGGATCAACAGGGAGAAGTACAGTGGTCCCCAAAAACAATGATAGAACTTAAACAATATTTTCTTAATGGAATTTTTCCATTCCAAGTTAAGTGGGCTTCTACAACCATTCAGAAGAAATCGTTTATAGATAGAACTATCCATAAAGATCAAATGTTGAAAATGCTGCTGCAACGATTACCTGACACATTTTTAGTGATGTACTACCCTGTAGTGGAAATTAAATCGGTTCCGGTTAAGGCGGAGATTTTACTCATTGGTCCGCAAGAAGTTGAAATTATTTCAGTCATGGATTTCCCTGATGTGACCATGATTCATCCATCAAGCGAGTCAAGCTGGCATGTAGAAAAAAAAGAGAAGCGTTCGAAGGTGCTCAGTCCAATGCACGGATTAAAGAGAACGGAAACCTTTGTGAGAAGTGTTCTTCATACATATGCAATTGATTATTCTTTCCATAAAGTTGTACTGGCACCTTCTCATACATTCGATGGAGCGAAGCCACCATTTCTTACTTCGTACATCGATGAAACACGTTTTTCTGATTGGCTTAACAAGAAAAGAGAATATAGTGCTCCTCTGAAACATAACCAGTTGAAAATGGCTGATTTGCTTATGCGTCATACAAAGAAGATTGCCTTTAAGCGTCCAGAATGGGAGGTAGATCAAACAAGTAAGGAATAG
- the thpR gene encoding RNA 2',3'-cyclic phosphodiesterase, whose translation MGNHYFIGIPISEDKRDEFADLQKLLKHDMSYKNWTHPDDFHITLKFLGACESTPLEKIEQQLMGYSWPEPFELSLGPADTFGKRERPRVFHISVEASSSLMMIQEGVEQICEQAGFAKEKRAYSPHVTLAKKWVDGQCPLMDEEVDPLFMSNYLMDVDRFCLYRIHPQQTPKYEAVCEVRLQRGGEV comes from the coding sequence ATGGGAAACCATTATTTTATTGGGATTCCAATTTCAGAAGATAAGCGGGATGAATTTGCTGATCTACAAAAACTGCTTAAGCATGACATGTCTTATAAGAACTGGACACATCCTGATGATTTTCATATTACCTTAAAGTTTTTAGGAGCGTGTGAAAGCACCCCACTTGAAAAGATAGAGCAGCAGCTGATGGGCTATTCATGGCCGGAACCCTTCGAATTAAGTCTTGGACCTGCTGATACTTTTGGTAAGCGGGAACGTCCAAGAGTGTTTCATATTTCAGTCGAAGCTTCTTCTTCTCTTATGATGATCCAGGAAGGCGTAGAACAGATTTGTGAGCAAGCAGGTTTTGCAAAAGAAAAGAGAGCATACTCGCCCCACGTGACCTTGGCGAAAAAATGGGTTGATGGACAATGCCCGTTGATGGATGAGGAAGTGGACCCTCTGTTTATGAGTAACTATTTAATGGATGTGGATCGCTTTTGTCTTTACCGAATACACCCTCAACAAACCCCGAAATATGAAGCCGTTTGCGAAGTCAGGTTGCAACGTGGAGGTGAAGTATAA